Proteins encoded in a region of the Quercus lobata isolate SW786 chromosome 8, ValleyOak3.0 Primary Assembly, whole genome shotgun sequence genome:
- the LOC115956056 gene encoding probable xyloglucan endotransglucosylase/hydrolase protein 27 codes for MADPALHPETQPLKQIAIDYTPEACTHCPNSNTITLTFDHRGGARWRTTTRFLYGTFSALIQCPTGNTDGLNFNLYLSSLEGDKSQDEIDFEFLGKDKTIVQTNYYTTGTGNRESIHQLGFDCSDGFHEYVIKWGPGEIVWLIDGKVVRKVERKEGEDFPEKPMFLYSSVWDASYIDEGRWTGKSVGCDAPYVCVYKDIHVPTGTALECSCDS; via the coding sequence ATGGCTGATCCAGCTCTTCATCCAGAAACCCAACCCCTGAAACAAATCGCCATAGACTACACCCCAGAAGCTTGCACACATTGCCCCAACTCCAACACCATCACCCTCACCTTCGACCACCGCGGTGGCGCCAGGTGGCGCACCACCACTCGCTTCCTCTACGGCACCTTCAGCGCCCTCATTCAGTGTCCTACAGGGAACACCGATGGCCTCAACTTCAACCTCTACCTCTCCTCCTTAGAGGGTGACAAGTCACAGGACGAGATCGACTTCGAGTTCTTAGGCAAAGACAAGACCATTGTCCAAACTAACTATTACACCACTGGGACTGGCAACAGAGAGAGCATTCACCAACTGGGTTTTGATTGCTCTGATGGGTTCCATGAGTATGTCATCAAGTGGGGTCCTGGTGAGATCGTGTGGCTGATTGATGGGAAGGTTGTGAGGAAGGTGGAGAGGAAAGAGGGTGAGGATTTTCCTGAGAAGCCTATGTTTTTGTATTCTTCGGTTTGGGATGCTAGCTATATTGATGAGGGAAGGTGGACTGGGAAGTCTGTGGGTTGTGATGCACCTTATGTTTGTGTTTATAAGGATATTCATGTGCCAACAGGGACTGCTTTGGAGTGTTCTTGTGATTCCTGA